The Nymphalis io chromosome 14, ilAglIoxx1.1, whole genome shotgun sequence genome has a segment encoding these proteins:
- the LOC126773490 gene encoding uncharacterized protein LOC126773490: MTGRSTELSEILKARQISACCVQETKWKGSKSRDIGNGYQLVYHGTDTKRNGVDIGVLLTANKDIKIRWKEYYEQLMNEEFSSQNMPPVEGPIKSILEEEVSKAISKMKYDKTTGPDQIPADLWKKLKESATPWLTKLFSAIIKDGKIPQFWQKAMRAMRAQNIPEYYVILIQDMYINTKTRVKSPAGLGEPFHVNVGVHQGSALSPLLFNLCKDYITRDIQKPAPECILYADDIVLVAKNAQNLQETLNRWVTQIENHGLRISRSKTEYFECDYGGSEETGCNIYIDNRALPKVDNFKYLGSVLITDANIDKDVDHRIKTVWIKWKSLSGVLCDHRMPIRIKGKVYKTVVRPIHDLRGRVLDH, from the exons ATGACGGGACGCAGCACAGAACTAAGCGAAATTCTAAAAGCAAGACAAATAAGCGCCTGCTGCGTCCAAGAAACGAAATGGAAAGGGTCAAAATCCAGGGATATCGGAAATGGCTACCAGCTTGTATACCATGGTACTGATACCAAAAGAAACGGAGTAGATATC GGTGTTTTACTCACGGCGAACaaggatataaaaataagatggAAGGAATACTACGAACAACTAATGAACGAGGAGTTTTCGAGTCAAAATATGCCGCCTGTTGAAGGGcctataaaatctatattagagGAGGAGGTGAGCAAGGCCATATCAAAAATGAAATACGATAAGACCACTGGTCCCGACCAGATACCAGCAGATCTCTGGAAGAAGCTGAAAGAATCTGCAACACCCTGGCTCACCAAGCTTTTTAGCGCTATTATTAAAGATGGCAAGATCCCCCAATTCTGGC AAAAGGCTATGAGAGCTATGAGAGCTCAAAACATCCCGGAATATTATGTGATACTAATACAAGATATGTACATAAACACCAAAACGCGCGTCAAAAGTCCAGCGGGTCTTGGCGAGCCCTTCCACGTAAATGTAGGAGTACATCAAGGATCTGCCTTGAGCCCATTGCTATTCAACCTGTGCAAGGACTACATCACGCGAGACATACAAAAGCCAGCACCAGAGTGTATTCTTTACGCAGATGATATAGTCCTAGTGGCGAAAAATGCACAAAACCTACAGGAAACACTTAACCGGTGGGTGACACAAATAGAAAACCATGGGCTACGCATTAGTCGAAGTAAGACCGAATATTTTGAGTGTGACTATGGAGGGTCAGAAGAGACGggatgtaatatttacatagacaACCGCGCACTACCCAAAGTAGACAATTTCAAGTATCTTGGATCTGTGCTTATTACTGATGCAAATATCGATAAGGACGTGGACCACCGCATTAAAACCGTCTGGATAAAATGGAAATCGCTTTCGGGTGTTCTCTGTGACCATAGAATGCCCATTCGTATAAAGGGAAAAGTGTACAAAACGGTAGTACGCCCTATCCATGATCTAAGGGGCAGAGTGTTGGATCATTAA